A section of the Bacilli bacterium PM5-9 genome encodes:
- a CDS encoding uncharacterized membrane protein HdeD (DUF308 family) (product_source=COG3247; cog=COG3247; pfam=PF03729; superfamily=116734; transmembrane_helix_parts=Inside_1_6,TMhelix_7_29,Outside_30_32,TMhelix_33_55,Inside_56_66,TMhelix_67_84,Outside_85_93,TMhelix_94_116,Inside_117_122,TMhelix_123_142,Outside_143_145,TMhelix_146_168,Inside_169_178): MKSRTSSGWIEILCGVVFILLAFYAFSHPAATLGALVVVFSIGAIFKGVSNIFLYNTLSSISIKKPYILIVTGILNILIGIIFLFKIKVGALTLTALFSIWFIIICISHLTNLYVFKEKKSGYYWFTLIINGIGLVIAFWLLFNPIASAATIIYLVSFYLMLTGIFSITYGFSDMSKK; this comes from the coding sequence ATGAAAAGCAGAACAAGTTCTGGATGGATTGAAATACTATGTGGGGTAGTATTTATATTATTAGCATTCTATGCATTTAGCCACCCTGCAGCAACATTAGGAGCATTAGTAGTAGTATTTAGTATTGGAGCAATTTTTAAAGGTGTATCAAATATTTTTTTATATAACACACTATCATCAATATCTATTAAGAAACCATATATATTAATAGTAACTGGAATTTTAAATATTCTTATTGGAATAATATTCCTATTTAAAATAAAAGTTGGAGCTTTAACACTTACAGCATTATTTTCAATTTGGTTTATTATTATTTGTATATCACATTTAACTAATTTATATGTTTTTAAAGAAAAAAAATCAGGCTATTATTGGTTTACACTTATTATTAATGGAATTGGTCTTGTTATTGCATTTTGGTTATTATTTAACCCAATTGCATCAGCAGCAACTATAATTTATTTAGTTTCATTTTATTTAATGTTGACAGGAATTTTTAGTATAACATATGGATTTAGCGATATGTCAAAAAAGTAA
- a CDS encoding NAD(P)H dehydrogenase (quinone) (product_source=KO:K00355; cath_funfam=3.40.50.360; cog=COG2249; ko=KO:K00355; pfam=PF02525; superfamily=52218): MKTIVITHPYENSFNMAILNEVTTYFKKENIEYNIIDLYQDNFDPVLRKNDLAIYGEGKSNDPLVKKYNEILDNTDHIIFIFPIWWYDMPAMLRGFFDKVMLINSSYTSDGVNLTPSRKINKTSIFTTSAASNKQLIEDFGDPINKVIINGTFKALGFLNASWFNMELIVNSTLEDRKKFLNEIKNNL, translated from the coding sequence ATGAAAACAATTGTAATCACACATCCATATGAAAATAGTTTCAATATGGCAATCTTAAATGAAGTAACAACATATTTTAAAAAGGAAAATATTGAATATAATATAATTGATTTATATCAAGATAATTTCGATCCTGTTTTAAGAAAAAATGATTTAGCAATTTATGGTGAAGGGAAGTCTAATGATCCATTAGTTAAAAAATATAATGAAATATTAGATAATACCGATCATATTATTTTTATATTCCCAATTTGGTGGTATGATATGCCTGCAATGTTAAGAGGTTTTTTTGATAAAGTAATGTTAATTAACTCATCATACACAAGTGATGGAGTTAATTTAACACCATCAAGAAAAATAAATAAAACATCAATTTTCACAACTTCAGCAGCCTCAAATAAACAACTAATTGAAGACTTTGGAGATCCAATTAATAAAGTAATTATTAATGGCACATTTAAAGCATTAGGATTTTTAAATGCCTCATGGTTTAATATGGAATTGATTGTTAATTCAACACTAGAAGATAGAAAAAAATTCTTAAATGAAATAAAAAATAATCTTTAA
- a CDS encoding putative PurR-regulated permease PerM (product_source=COG0628; cog=COG0628; pfam=PF01594; transmembrane_helix_parts=Inside_1_6,TMhelix_7_26,Outside_27_35,TMhelix_36_58,Inside_59_78,TMhelix_79_101,Outside_102_172,TMhelix_173_195,Inside_196_233,TMhelix_234_256,Outside_257_259,TMhelix_260_282,Inside_283_286,TMhelix_287_309,Outside_310_328,TMhelix_329_362,Inside_363_377) gives MELNSSNIKKILLIIIFAAFIFWSGQNFLKIIALLLYVLSVFTPLILGFCIAFVLNVFMRPLEAKLDKNIKINNKIKRPICLIIVVLLVFFVLFILSFMIIPEISRSISSIIEMFPTYMDQLEQNVNLMIEKYQLSFIDISSLEIDWNKFTASIGSFLSNGGKSFFDTTLNLTSSIFSGLVNFVLGFVFAIYMLLQKEKLTFQVKKTMFAFFNEEHVNEAIRIGGIANNIFSKFVTGQLLEACIIGILCFIGMSILQMPYATMISSLVGFTALIPVVGAFIGTIVGAFLILLISPIKAFWFVVFIIILQQFEGNLIYPKVVGKSVGLPGIWVLSAVTIGGSLNGIIGMLISVPLCSVLYILLKDEVNKRIKNKSIKI, from the coding sequence ATGGAATTAAATTCAAGCAATATTAAGAAAATATTGTTAATTATTATTTTTGCAGCATTTATATTTTGGAGTGGACAAAACTTTTTGAAAATTATTGCACTATTACTTTATGTATTAAGTGTTTTTACTCCGTTAATATTAGGATTTTGTATAGCCTTTGTTTTAAATGTTTTTATGAGACCATTAGAAGCAAAGTTAGATAAGAATATTAAAATTAATAATAAAATTAAAAGACCGATATGTCTAATAATAGTTGTTTTATTAGTTTTCTTTGTTTTATTTATTTTATCATTTATGATTATTCCTGAAATATCTCGTTCAATTTCTTCAATTATAGAGATGTTTCCTACATATATGGATCAGCTTGAGCAAAATGTTAATTTAATGATTGAAAAATATCAGTTATCATTTATTGATATTTCAAGTCTTGAAATTGATTGGAATAAGTTCACAGCTTCAATTGGTTCGTTTCTTTCAAATGGTGGTAAATCATTTTTTGATACAACTTTAAATTTAACATCTTCTATTTTTAGTGGACTTGTTAATTTTGTATTAGGTTTTGTTTTTGCTATATATATGTTACTTCAAAAAGAAAAGCTAACATTTCAAGTCAAGAAAACAATGTTTGCATTTTTCAATGAAGAACATGTTAATGAAGCGATAAGAATAGGTGGAATTGCAAATAACATTTTTTCAAAATTTGTTACAGGACAATTATTGGAAGCATGTATTATTGGAATTTTATGTTTTATAGGTATGAGTATTTTACAAATGCCATATGCTACAATGATTTCTTCATTAGTTGGCTTTACAGCATTGATACCAGTTGTAGGTGCATTTATTGGAACAATTGTAGGGGCTTTTCTAATTTTATTAATTAGTCCAATCAAAGCGTTTTGGTTTGTTGTATTCATAATTATTTTACAACAATTTGAAGGTAATTTAATTTATCCTAAAGTTGTTGGTAAGTCAGTTGGATTACCAGGAATTTGGGTTTTATCAGCGGTAACTATTGGTGGAAGTTTAAATGGAATTATTGGAATGTTAATTAGTGTTCCACTTTGTTCAGTTTTATATATTTTGCTTAAAGATGAAGTGAATAAAAGGATTAAAAATAAGAGTATAAAAATCTAG
- a CDS encoding threonine aldolase (product_source=KO:K01620; cath_funfam=3.40.640.10,3.90.1150.10; cog=COG2008; ko=KO:K01620; pfam=PF01212; superfamily=53383), with the protein MYSFECDYSEGAHPRILKAMVEANLVQTQGYSLDEYCKEAIRILKHRLGNDNIDIHFVPGGTQANLISLSAFLKPYEAVISTHEGHIFTHEAGSIEATGHKVISVYAKTGKLTPAMIDQVMKEHDHPFHMVVPRLVYISNSTEIGTNYTKQELIDLKQCCLKHNLLFFMDGARLGSALTSTNNDVAFADLCDLFDAFYIGATKTGALLGEAIVIVNDNLKPGFKVNIKQKGALFAKSKLMGIQFIELFKDDLYLRLASHSNRMAAMIKQGFMDAGFSMFIDSYTNQQFPIIPNHLLEKFDAKYITSVWCPYDENHTVIRFVTSWATSEEKVLELIEDIKKFKE; encoded by the coding sequence ATGTATAGTTTTGAATGTGATTATAGTGAAGGGGCTCATCCTCGAATTTTAAAAGCAATGGTTGAAGCAAATTTAGTTCAAACTCAAGGATATAGTTTGGATGAATATTGTAAAGAAGCAATAAGAATTTTAAAGCATAGATTAGGAAATGATAATATTGATATTCATTTTGTACCAGGAGGAACACAAGCGAATTTAATTTCGTTATCAGCGTTCCTTAAACCATACGAAGCAGTTATTTCAACTCATGAAGGTCATATTTTCACTCATGAAGCTGGTTCAATTGAAGCAACAGGACATAAAGTTATTTCTGTTTATGCTAAAACTGGTAAACTAACACCTGCTATGATTGATCAAGTTATGAAAGAGCATGATCATCCATTTCATATGGTTGTTCCTCGTTTAGTTTATATTTCAAATTCTACAGAAATTGGAACTAATTATACTAAGCAAGAATTAATTGATTTAAAACAATGTTGTTTAAAACATAATTTATTATTTTTTATGGATGGAGCAAGACTTGGTTCAGCACTTACATCAACAAATAATGATGTAGCATTTGCTGATTTATGCGACTTATTTGATGCGTTTTATATTGGTGCAACAAAAACTGGTGCATTATTAGGTGAGGCAATTGTAATTGTTAATGACAATTTAAAACCAGGGTTTAAAGTTAATATTAAACAAAAAGGTGCTTTATTTGCAAAAAGTAAATTAATGGGAATTCAATTTATTGAATTATTTAAAGATGATTTATATTTAAGATTAGCATCTCATTCTAATAGAATGGCTGCAATGATTAAACAAGGATTTATGGATGCTGGTTTTTCAATGTTTATAGATTCTTATACAAATCAACAATTTCCAATAATACCAAATCACTTATTAGAAAAATTTGATGCAAAATATATTACAAGTGTATGGTGTCCTTATGATGAAAACCATACTGTAATAAGATTTGTTACTTCATGGGCAACAAGTGAAGAAAAAGTATTAGAGTTGATTGAAGATATTAAAAAATTTAAAGAGTAG
- a CDS encoding nitrilase (product_source=KO:K01501; cath_funfam=3.60.110.10; cog=COG0388; ko=KO:K01501; pfam=PF00795; superfamily=56317), whose protein sequence is MYINEKKLKVAIIQAAPVLFDMEKTVAKVISLVKKAADQGAKLIVFPESFIPCYPRGMTFGFAVGSRTEEGREDWVRYNNNSFSADGKEAKLIGDIAKECGVYVSIGVTEKEENTATLYCSNFIFSDTGEIVGRHRKLKPTGTERCIWGEGDGSTLDIVKTPYGKMSSLICWENYMPLARASVYQEGVSIYLAPTADSRDTWQHTIRHIAIEGRCFVLSCNQFVTKGMYPIDLKTYNEIEKYPEIMCRGGSAIIDPFGNYVVGPIYDKEAILIAELNLDMVNASRFDFDPFGHYSRPDVFELKVNKDKK, encoded by the coding sequence ATGTATATAAATGAAAAAAAATTAAAAGTTGCGATTATTCAAGCTGCTCCAGTTTTATTTGATATGGAAAAAACAGTTGCTAAAGTTATTTCTTTAGTAAAAAAAGCTGCTGATCAAGGAGCGAAACTTATTGTTTTCCCTGAGTCATTTATTCCATGCTATCCAAGAGGAATGACTTTTGGGTTTGCTGTTGGTTCAAGAACTGAAGAAGGTCGTGAAGATTGGGTAAGATATAATAATAATAGTTTTAGTGCTGATGGAAAAGAAGCAAAATTAATTGGTGATATTGCAAAAGAATGTGGTGTATATGTTTCAATTGGTGTTACTGAAAAAGAAGAGAATACTGCTACTTTATATTGCTCTAACTTTATTTTTTCTGATACTGGTGAAATTGTTGGAAGACATCGTAAATTAAAACCAACTGGTACTGAAAGATGTATTTGGGGTGAAGGTGATGGTTCAACACTTGATATTGTTAAAACACCTTATGGTAAAATGTCATCATTAATTTGTTGGGAAAATTATATGCCTTTAGCTCGTGCTAGTGTATATCAAGAAGGTGTTTCAATTTATTTAGCACCTACTGCTGATTCAAGGGATACTTGGCAACATACAATTAGACATATTGCAATTGAAGGAAGATGTTTTGTTTTAAGTTGTAATCAATTTGTTACAAAAGGAATGTATCCAATTGATTTAAAAACATATAATGAGATTGAAAAATATCCTGAAATTATGTGTCGTGGTGGTTCAGCAATTATTGATCCATTTGGAAACTATGTTGTTGGTCCAATTTATGATAAAGAGGCAATTTTAATTGCGGAATTAAATTTAGATATGGTTAATGCTAGTAGATTTGATTTTGATCCATTTGGTCATTATTCAAGACCTGATGTTTTTGAATTAAAAGTTAATAAAGATAAAAAATAA
- a CDS encoding hypothetical protein (product_source=Hypo-rule applied; superfamily=90257): protein MITERKDNIVTLREFKDNKEEISISMYGSYYFYTTIVTDFKNNTTLIKTNIKYLSVDTLFSDEESSIEDENEKEYFETICHVFSSFIDNHFESKSIEYTINICFFDTFQKRKNLLKVEDQMIALEKDHDFLEEYNSIENIFSDTPMELDDKQKEIAQKYNTLEEEYHELFEQMFEYL from the coding sequence ATGATAACAGAAAGAAAAGATAATATAGTCACTCTTCGTGAGTTTAAAGATAATAAAGAAGAAATTTCAATATCAATGTATGGAAGTTATTACTTTTATACAACAATAGTTACTGATTTTAAAAATAATACAACTTTAATTAAAACTAATATAAAGTATTTATCAGTTGATACTTTATTTAGTGATGAAGAATCTTCAATTGAAGATGAGAATGAAAAAGAATATTTTGAAACAATCTGTCATGTGTTTTCAAGTTTTATTGATAACCACTTTGAATCAAAAAGCATTGAATATACAATAAATATTTGTTTCTTTGATACATTTCAAAAAAGAAAAAATTTGTTGAAAGTAGAAGATCAAATGATTGCATTAGAGAAGGATCATGACTTTTTAGAAGAATATAATAGTATAGAAAATATTTTTAGTGATACTCCTATGGAATTAGATGATAAACAAAAAGAAATAGCTCAAAAATACAATACTCTTGAAGAAGAATATCATGAACTTTTTGAGCAAATGTTTGAATATTTATAA
- a CDS encoding hypothetical protein (product_source=Hypo-rule applied; transmembrane_helix_parts=Inside_1_114,TMhelix_115_134,Outside_135_151) codes for MKRILISILAFSVFLNIIPNTIEAKVYDIGKGYKVELHAPNGGKPYYHVHVTRKDGSVRRCINLSNFKECDKKNRKGNIGKAAYDKMLSLKKVKSVIISYHKAKLKLIKKKVPKWAWYTIAGIATVVAITTSVFPGDDAAAGAIWKIALSV; via the coding sequence ATGAAAAGAATCTTAATATCAATCTTAGCATTTTCAGTTTTTCTAAATATTATTCCAAATACAATTGAAGCAAAAGTATATGACATTGGTAAAGGGTATAAAGTTGAGTTGCACGCACCAAATGGCGGTAAACCATATTACCATGTTCATGTAACAAGAAAAGATGGTAGCGTAAGACGATGTATCAATTTAAGTAATTTTAAAGAATGTGATAAGAAAAATAGAAAAGGAAATATTGGAAAAGCAGCATATGATAAAATGCTTTCACTAAAAAAAGTAAAAAGCGTTATAATATCATATCACAAAGCAAAATTAAAATTAATTAAGAAAAAAGTTCCAAAATGGGCATGGTATACAATTGCAGGAATTGCAACAGTTGTTGCGATTACAACAAGCGTATTCCCAGGAGATGATGCTGCAGCAGGCGCAATTTGGAAAATAGCACTTAGTGTTTAA
- a CDS encoding formamidopyrimidine-DNA glycosylase (product_source=KO:K10563; cath_funfam=1.10.8.50,3.20.190.10; cog=COG0266; ko=KO:K10563; pfam=PF01149,PF06827,PF06831; smart=SM01232; superfamily=46946,57716,81624; tigrfam=TIGR00577), giving the protein MPELPEVETVVNTLKNMILNDEILSFEVFWDNIIDKIEIEDFKKKVINQKIIDIERYGKIIAFILDDYVMFTHLRMEGKFFVDNEYIKDKHSHVIFKLKSNRYLRYHDVRKFGKISLIEKNNYLNHPYLLQLGEEPFAISAKTLYEKLHTKNIEIKPALLDQHVMAGLGNIYVDEVLFRTKIHPNKKANTITLKQAQSIIDNSIIVLNKAIALGGTTIRSYTSSLGVHGRFQNELQVHTKENQPCPVCQNKIVKIKVKGRGTYLCQKCQKL; this is encoded by the coding sequence ATGCCAGAATTACCTGAGGTTGAAACGGTTGTTAATACATTGAAAAATATGATTTTAAATGATGAAATATTATCTTTTGAAGTTTTTTGGGATAATATTATTGATAAAATTGAAATTGAAGATTTTAAAAAGAAAGTCATTAATCAAAAAATTATTGATATAGAAAGATATGGAAAGATTATTGCTTTTATTTTAGATGATTATGTTATGTTTACTCATTTAAGAATGGAAGGTAAATTTTTTGTTGATAATGAATATATAAAAGATAAGCATTCTCATGTGATTTTCAAGTTGAAATCTAATCGTTATTTAAGGTATCATGATGTTAGAAAATTTGGAAAGATATCATTAATCGAAAAGAATAATTATTTAAATCATCCTTATTTATTACAATTAGGTGAAGAACCATTTGCGATTAGTGCTAAGACATTATATGAAAAATTACATACTAAAAATATTGAAATCAAACCTGCATTATTAGATCAACATGTAATGGCTGGTTTAGGTAATATTTATGTTGATGAAGTTTTGTTTAGAACTAAGATTCATCCAAATAAAAAAGCAAATACAATTACATTAAAACAGGCTCAAAGTATTATTGATAATTCAATTATTGTTTTAAATAAAGCTATTGCTTTAGGTGGGACAACAATTAGATCATATACTTCTAGTTTGGGTGTTCATGGAAGATTTCAAAATGAATTACAAGTTCATACAAAAGAAAATCAGCCATGTCCTGTCTGTCAAAATAAAATAGTTAAAATAAAAGTGAAAGGGCGAGGAACTTATTTATGTCAAAAATGTCAAAAGTTATAG
- a CDS encoding dephospho-CoA kinase (product_source=TIGR00152; cath_funfam=3.20.20.150,3.40.50.300; cog=COG0237,COG0648; pfam=PF01121,PF01261; smart=SM00518; superfamily=51658,52540; tigrfam=TIGR00152,TIGR00587), with product MSKMSKVIVGITGNIACGKSSVVSYLTKLGYQIIDTDVITQNIYDNSSFFKTKLEELFGYSVIENGAINKKEVSRIVFNDKNMLNKLNELIHPLIKEEVIHQLASCNGLVFLDVPLLFEANFDDLVDYIVVVKLDKDKQLERLIKRNNLSKSEALLRINAQMKQELKIEKADYVLDNNFSLQELYQQVDNLLIDLKKNDNLIIGSHVSMSAPNYILGCVKEAISYNANTFMFYTGAPQNTKRRAIDELKVEEAKKLMLENNIDINNIVVHAPYIINLANTIKPDIFDLAKAFLKDEIKRVEKIGAQYLILHPGSHVKAGEQIGLDRIVEGLNAVLDTDSTVYICLETMSGKGSELGYNFEQLAYIINNVKNNHLLMVCLDTCHIHDAGYDIVSNFDQVLDDFDRIIGLEKLKVIHINDSKNDRGASKDRHANVGYGMIGFDALKNIVNHPKLSNVIKILETPWHDGKPYYKKEIEMFRKQKFEEGYLDNEI from the coding sequence ATGTCAAAAATGTCAAAAGTTATAGTTGGAATAACTGGTAATATTGCGTGTGGTAAAAGTTCTGTTGTTTCATATTTAACTAAATTAGGTTATCAAATTATTGATACAGATGTTATAACACAAAATATTTATGATAATAGTAGTTTTTTTAAAACTAAACTTGAAGAATTATTTGGATATAGTGTTATTGAAAATGGTGCAATTAATAAAAAAGAGGTATCAAGGATAGTTTTTAATGATAAAAACATGCTTAATAAGTTGAATGAACTTATTCATCCATTGATAAAAGAAGAAGTAATACATCAATTAGCGAGTTGTAATGGCTTAGTTTTTCTTGATGTTCCATTATTGTTTGAAGCAAACTTTGATGATTTAGTAGACTATATTGTGGTTGTTAAATTAGATAAAGATAAACAATTAGAGCGATTGATAAAAAGAAATAATTTGAGTAAAAGTGAAGCTTTATTAAGAATAAATGCGCAAATGAAACAAGAGTTAAAAATTGAGAAAGCTGATTATGTTTTAGATAATAATTTTTCTTTACAAGAGTTATACCAACAAGTAGATAATTTACTTATTGATCTTAAAAAAAATGATAATTTAATAATTGGTAGTCATGTTAGTATGTCTGCTCCAAATTATATTTTAGGTTGTGTAAAGGAAGCTATTAGTTATAATGCTAATACATTTATGTTTTACACTGGTGCTCCACAAAATACAAAAAGAAGAGCAATTGATGAATTAAAGGTTGAAGAAGCTAAAAAGTTAATGTTAGAAAACAATATTGATATTAATAATATTGTTGTTCATGCACCGTATATAATTAATTTAGCGAACACTATTAAGCCAGATATTTTTGATTTAGCCAAGGCATTTTTAAAAGACGAAATTAAACGTGTTGAAAAAATTGGTGCTCAATATTTAATACTTCATCCAGGTTCTCATGTTAAAGCAGGTGAACAAATTGGATTGGATAGAATTGTTGAGGGTTTAAATGCTGTTTTAGATACTGATAGTACGGTTTATATTTGCCTTGAAACAATGTCTGGTAAAGGTAGTGAACTTGGATATAATTTTGAACAACTAGCTTATATTATTAATAATGTTAAAAATAATCATTTGTTGATGGTTTGTTTGGATACTTGTCATATTCACGATGCTGGATATGATATTGTTTCAAATTTTGATCAGGTATTAGATGATTTTGATAGAATTATTGGTCTTGAAAAATTAAAGGTTATTCATATTAATGATTCTAAAAATGATAGGGGTGCTAGTAAAGATCGCCATGCTAATGTTGGATATGGAATGATTGGTTTTGATGCACTTAAAAACATTGTTAATCATCCAAAATTAAGTAATGTAATCAAGATACTTGAAACACCATGGCATGATGGAAAACCATATTATAAAAAAGAGATTGAGATGTTTAGAAAACAAAAATTTGAAGAAGGATATTTAGATAATGAAATATAA
- a CDS encoding single-stranded-DNA-specific exonuclease (product_source=KO:K07462; cath_funfam=3.40.50.10660; cog=COG0608; ko=KO:K07462; pfam=PF01368,PF02272,PF17768; superfamily=64182; tigrfam=TIGR00644), which yields MKYKIKDFALTNTIIDNYNLPYFCAKVLSSYDKDTIKDVLTYQSKEIIFDNVEQAISLINEHILSNNKIVIMGDYDCDGILATSIMVKGFAKLGYEVGYYIPNRIEDGYGINVDLVDKFIDKGYKLIITVDNGINAKEAIEYAKKHGVDVIITDHHTPDKLMESDAIYIHPKYSNLDYEVSGGYVAYMFISKLIGYEDDYLHALAAITLISDVMPLVKGNRVFIRQALKNIQDKQYLQIISLASGFVDSSMIGTIIAPKINSLGRLPDIYNPNTLVQYFCSNKRIAIINYAKEIEECNNIRKQMTSDYFQSFNDKKISNNFLMIEDDDIHEGLLGLIASRFTNQYHCVSMIATSNNLEYKASIRSISEVNIYDIVSKRPELFIKYGGHSQAMGISYQKENSREINEFLSNELSNIKIADKEYEVILLDESDLTLDNIVSLRYLEPFGNGFEQPLFLIKDAIVANIKALKGNIHYRLNILYQTKCFEIMIFNNPNLDISVNDKVDLIVKLGINNFNGKTKLNIIVEDYVIK from the coding sequence ATGAAATATAAAATAAAGGATTTCGCATTGACAAATACAATTATTGATAATTATAATTTGCCATATTTTTGTGCAAAAGTTTTATCTTCATATGATAAAGATACAATTAAGGATGTTCTTACATATCAATCTAAAGAAATTATTTTTGATAATGTAGAACAAGCAATTAGTTTGATTAATGAGCATATTTTATCTAACAACAAGATTGTAATCATGGGTGATTATGATTGTGATGGTATTCTTGCAACTTCAATTATGGTAAAGGGATTTGCAAAATTAGGATATGAAGTTGGTTACTATATTCCAAATCGAATTGAAGATGGATATGGGATTAATGTTGATTTAGTTGATAAATTTATTGATAAGGGATATAAACTTATTATTACAGTAGATAATGGAATAAATGCTAAAGAAGCTATTGAATATGCTAAAAAGCATGGTGTAGATGTTATTATAACTGATCATCATACACCAGATAAATTAATGGAAAGTGATGCAATTTATATTCATCCAAAATATTCTAATCTTGATTATGAAGTAAGTGGTGGTTATGTTGCATATATGTTTATTTCAAAATTAATTGGTTATGAAGATGATTATTTACATGCTTTAGCTGCTATAACTTTAATATCGGACGTTATGCCACTTGTTAAAGGAAATCGTGTTTTTATTAGACAGGCTTTAAAAAATATTCAAGATAAACAATATTTACAAATTATTTCATTAGCAAGCGGTTTTGTCGATAGTAGTATGATAGGAACAATAATTGCACCAAAAATAAATTCTTTAGGTAGATTACCTGATATATATAATCCAAATACATTAGTTCAATATTTCTGTTCAAATAAAAGAATAGCTATTATTAATTATGCAAAAGAGATAGAAGAATGTAATAATATTAGAAAACAAATGACAAGTGATTACTTTCAATCATTTAATGATAAAAAAATATCTAATAATTTTTTAATGATTGAAGATGATGATATTCATGAAGGATTATTAGGTTTAATTGCTTCTAGGTTTACTAACCAATACCACTGTGTATCAATGATTGCTACTAGTAATAACTTAGAATATAAGGCAAGTATTAGAAGTATTAGCGAGGTTAATATTTATGATATTGTTTCAAAAAGACCTGAATTATTCATTAAATATGGTGGACACTCACAAGCTATGGGAATAAGTTATCAAAAAGAAAATTCTAGAGAAATTAATGAGTTTTTAAGTAATGAATTATCTAATATTAAAATAGCTGATAAAGAGTATGAAGTTATTTTACTTGATGAAAGTGATTTAACACTTGATAATATAGTATCTTTAAGATATTTAGAACCATTCGGAAATGGATTTGAACAACCACTCTTCTTAATTAAAGATGCTATTGTAGCAAACATTAAAGCATTAAAAGGTAATATACATTACCGATTAAATATTTTATATCAGACTAAGTGTTTTGAAATAATGATTTTCAATAATCCAAATTTAGATA